In one Marinilabiliales bacterium genomic region, the following are encoded:
- a CDS encoding insulinase family protein, producing MKKPVTDKFPRPGPVKPRQIRLGNSVPVYMIRAGSQPVARVDILFRAGSWWQPKPLVASSANAMLTEGTIYHSGDEIAQKTDYFGSYINTHIDRDNAFVSIYSLTKHLESLLPLIGEIIKVPSFPERELETLLERKLQSYMIEMNRVGTIAREQFSSALYGKDHPYGQILQPEHFKNVSSDDLHAFHRDFYKTGNCAVFISGSYDEDSIAKLLDKTLGGTGWLSPPEAEMSMPQPLQTEKRDLLILKEDAVQSALRIGRRLFNRSHPDFPGMMVLNSILGGHFGSRLMQNIREKRGYTYGIGSVLAGLRHSGYIAVISEVGAGYRKDAVKEIYNELDRLRNKPVSKKELELTKSLMLGEILGSFDGPFAWLESIRNLVEHDLDDGFIDILIETINGISAARLQDLAGRYLLTGEMTEVVAGQ from the coding sequence ATGAAAAAACCAGTAACAGATAAATTCCCCAGGCCAGGCCCTGTTAAACCCAGGCAGATAAGGCTTGGTAACTCTGTTCCCGTATACATGATCAGGGCAGGGAGCCAGCCTGTGGCCAGGGTAGACATCCTTTTCAGGGCAGGCTCATGGTGGCAGCCAAAACCACTTGTTGCATCTTCTGCAAACGCAATGTTGACAGAGGGCACGATATATCATTCAGGTGATGAAATTGCACAGAAAACCGATTATTTTGGCTCCTACATTAATACCCATATTGACCGTGATAATGCCTTTGTAAGCATCTATTCGCTTACAAAGCACCTGGAGTCCTTGCTGCCCCTAATCGGGGAGATCATCAAGGTCCCCTCCTTCCCCGAAAGGGAACTTGAAACACTGCTTGAAAGAAAATTGCAGAGCTACATGATCGAAATGAACAGGGTCGGAACCATTGCCAGGGAGCAGTTTTCCTCTGCTCTTTATGGAAAAGATCATCCATACGGCCAGATCCTGCAACCGGAACATTTTAAAAATGTCAGCAGCGATGACCTGCATGCATTTCACAGGGATTTTTACAAAACCGGCAACTGTGCCGTTTTTATATCAGGAAGCTATGATGAAGACAGCATTGCAAAATTGCTGGACAAAACTTTGGGAGGCACCGGGTGGCTGTCACCCCCGGAAGCGGAAATGAGTATGCCGCAACCGCTTCAAACTGAAAAAAGAGATTTACTGATATTAAAAGAAGATGCTGTCCAGTCCGCCCTGAGAATCGGCCGCCGGCTGTTTAACCGGTCGCACCCTGATTTCCCCGGGATGATGGTGCTTAACAGCATTCTGGGCGGCCATTTCGGATCACGTCTTATGCAGAACATCCGTGAGAAGAGAGGATACACCTACGGTATCGGATCAGTTCTGGCGGGTCTCAGGCACAGCGGATATATAGCGGTAATCTCTGAGGTGGGAGCCGGATACAGAAAGGATGCAGTTAAAGAGATATATAATGAACTTGACAGGCTCAGGAACAAGCCGGTGTCAAAAAAAGAACTTGAGCTGACAAAAAGCCTGATGCTTGGTGAAATCCTGGGTAGTTTCGATGGCCCCTTCGCATGGCTTGAAAGCATCAGGAACCTGGTTGAGCATGACCTGGACGACGGTTTTATCGATATTCTGATTGAAACGATAAACGGCATATCAGCTGCCAGGCTGCAGGACCTTGCCGGCAGATACCTGTTAACCGGCGAAATGACTGAAGTTGTTGCAGGACAATAA
- a CDS encoding insulinase family protein, with product MINFKKKVLDNGLTIIAHRDTSTPMAVVSVMYDAGSRDDNPEKTGGAHLLEHLMFGGSVSVPSYDREVQRTGGENNAFTSNDITNYYISLPAANLETGLWLESDRMMGLELSQKGLDIQKSVVTEEYRQRYINQPYGDLWMILRPLAYKTHPYRWPVIGSDISHIARISLDDMSRFYKHHYCPANAILAVAGGMDEEHSIDLAEKWFGHLKGGEPVTRSLPAEQPRKEMRQETVYRDVPSGQITVAYHMCGRNDPDYYATDLISDLLAGGRSSRFYRRLVMEKKIFSNVNAYITGDRDPGLFIVHGMVAEDIEAEQAYNEMTAEVNRIITEPPVKKELDKVMNKLEATRHYTHTGILNKAIDLAYYELIGDAAYLNDEIALYKKVKPHDIVQQASILFRPENSSVLFYLPRDRSKT from the coding sequence ATGATAAATTTCAAAAAAAAAGTTCTGGACAACGGCCTGACAATCATAGCTCACCGTGACACTTCTACCCCTATGGCCGTGGTCAGCGTAATGTACGATGCCGGCTCCAGGGATGACAACCCTGAAAAAACAGGTGGTGCACACCTGCTGGAACATCTTATGTTCGGCGGATCAGTATCGGTTCCCTCATATGACAGGGAGGTTCAGAGAACGGGAGGAGAAAACAATGCATTTACAAGCAATGACATAACCAACTATTACATATCGCTTCCCGCAGCCAACCTGGAAACAGGATTGTGGCTGGAGTCGGACCGGATGATGGGACTTGAGCTTTCCCAGAAGGGCCTTGACATTCAAAAAAGTGTGGTTACGGAAGAGTACAGGCAAAGATATATCAATCAACCCTACGGTGACCTGTGGATGATACTCAGGCCACTTGCATATAAAACACATCCTTACAGATGGCCCGTTATCGGCAGCGATATATCCCACATCGCCAGGATAAGCCTTGACGATATGAGCAGGTTCTACAAACACCATTACTGTCCGGCCAATGCAATCCTTGCCGTTGCGGGCGGAATGGATGAGGAGCACAGCATTGATCTTGCAGAAAAGTGGTTCGGGCATTTGAAGGGAGGAGAACCCGTTACCCGTTCTCTGCCTGCCGAACAACCCCGGAAGGAGATGAGGCAGGAAACAGTTTACCGTGACGTTCCTTCCGGCCAGATCACGGTTGCTTACCATATGTGCGGCAGGAATGACCCGGATTATTATGCGACTGACCTCATATCCGACCTGTTGGCCGGGGGCAGGTCCTCCCGGTTTTACAGGCGCCTTGTGATGGAAAAAAAGATATTCAGCAATGTGAATGCCTATATAACAGGAGACCGGGATCCTGGCCTTTTCATTGTACACGGAATGGTAGCAGAGGATATTGAAGCAGAACAGGCATATAATGAGATGACAGCAGAGGTCAACAGGATAATCACAGAACCTCCTGTAAAAAAGGAGCTTGACAAGGTCATGAACAAACTTGAAGCTACCAGGCATTACACGCATACCGGCATTCTTAATAAGGCAATCGACCTGGCATATTATGAGCTTATAGGAGATGCTGCTTACCTCAACGATGAAATTGCCCTGTACAAAAAAGTTAAACCACATGATATTGTTCAGCAGGCATCAATCCTGTTCAGACCGGAAAATTCATCTGTACTTTTTTACCTGCCCCGGGACAGATCAAAAACATGA
- a CDS encoding chloride channel protein, which translates to MEKKTAISRLFIWIIGNLRHRQLLLILSLIIGVVSGLAAVLLKNTVFYTNEFLTGRLAPETGNLIYLAFPAIGILLTVLFSRYLIKDDFSHGVTKVLHAISRKDSVLAPHNSYSSMLGSTLTVGFGGSVGLEAPIVLTGASIGSNLGRFLRLNYKTITLLIACGATGAIAGIFKSPIAAMIFSLEVLMLDLTMWSIIPLLISAVTGATIATLLLGQGVVFYFTMPEPFVTANIPWFILLGIITGLVSYYFTWGSMRIEAGLRKVSSPYHRLFYGGAVLGILIFLFPPLYGEGYGTLSALLGGDASEIAAGSLIDGIRDNYYVFIAFLLLILVFKVVAMAVTTGSGGVGGIFAPSLYMGGVTGFVVASLINHFSFINVSERNFALVGMAGLMAGVMHAPLTAIFLIAEITGGYELFIPLIITATISYLTIMYFEPHSIYTKRLASKGELITHHKDKAVLTLMKMGPVIETDLKTVHPDDSLGELVKTVSKSRRNIFPVTDHDGNLLGVVLLDNIRDIIFKPAQYDQVRVSDIMDIPPETVSKDESMESVMRKFEDSDAWNLPVTDKGKYVGFISKSKIFSAYRKILLQFSSE; encoded by the coding sequence ATGGAGAAAAAAACGGCAATATCGCGATTATTTATCTGGATCATTGGTAATCTCAGGCACCGGCAACTGCTTCTTATACTTAGTCTCATTATTGGAGTGGTAAGTGGTCTTGCCGCTGTTCTGCTCAAAAATACCGTTTTCTATACAAATGAGTTCCTGACAGGCAGGCTTGCCCCTGAAACCGGCAATCTTATCTATCTGGCGTTTCCTGCCATAGGAATATTGCTTACCGTTCTGTTTTCACGGTATCTGATAAAGGATGATTTTTCACATGGTGTAACAAAGGTTCTGCATGCCATATCAAGAAAGGATTCAGTTCTCGCTCCCCATAACTCTTATTCCTCCATGCTCGGAAGCACACTTACTGTCGGGTTCGGCGGGTCTGTCGGACTGGAGGCCCCGATAGTCCTTACAGGGGCATCTATAGGGTCTAACCTCGGCAGGTTTCTCAGGCTGAATTATAAGACAATTACCCTGCTGATAGCGTGTGGTGCAACGGGTGCGATTGCCGGGATCTTCAAATCTCCCATTGCTGCCATGATCTTCAGCCTTGAAGTGCTCATGCTGGACCTTACCATGTGGTCGATAATACCTCTGCTGATCTCGGCGGTTACGGGTGCAACGATAGCAACCCTCTTACTTGGGCAGGGTGTGGTTTTCTATTTTACCATGCCTGAACCATTTGTTACCGCAAATATCCCGTGGTTCATACTGCTTGGAATAATTACCGGTCTGGTCTCATACTATTTCACATGGGGATCCATGAGAATTGAGGCAGGACTGAGAAAGGTGTCAAGCCCTTATCACAGGTTGTTCTACGGTGGCGCCGTTCTGGGCATCCTGATTTTTCTGTTTCCCCCTTTGTACGGAGAAGGATATGGCACACTCAGTGCCCTGCTGGGAGGAGATGCCAGTGAAATTGCTGCCGGGAGCCTGATAGATGGTATTCGTGACAATTACTACGTTTTTATTGCATTCCTGCTTCTGATACTTGTTTTCAAAGTTGTGGCAATGGCGGTAACAACCGGAAGCGGCGGAGTAGGAGGGATCTTTGCCCCGTCGCTTTATATGGGTGGGGTTACCGGATTTGTAGTGGCAAGCCTCATCAATCATTTCTCATTCATTAACGTGTCGGAGCGTAACTTTGCGCTTGTTGGTATGGCCGGTCTTATGGCCGGGGTTATGCATGCACCGCTTACGGCAATATTCTTAATTGCCGAGATAACAGGAGGTTATGAGCTGTTTATCCCCCTCATAATAACAGCAACGATATCATACCTAACGATAATGTACTTTGAGCCCCATTCAATCTATACCAAAAGGCTGGCATCAAAAGGTGAATTGATAACCCATCACAAGGACAAGGCTGTTCTTACCCTGATGAAGATGGGGCCGGTAATCGAAACCGACCTGAAAACCGTGCATCCTGATGACAGCCTTGGCGAGCTGGTAAAGACCGTCTCCAAGTCCAGGAGAAACATCTTCCCGGTAACCGATCATGACGGCAATCTTCTGGGAGTTGTACTTCTGGACAATATCAGGGATATAATTTTCAAACCTGCACAGTACGACCAGGTCCGTGTGTCTGATATCATGGACATACCTCCGGAAACTGTTTCGAAGGATGAAAGCATGGAATCTGTAATGCGTAAATTTGAGGATTCCGACGCGTGGAATCTTCCTGTGACCGATAAAGGAAAATATGTGGGATTCATTTCAAAATCAAAGATATTTTCGGCATACAGAAAGATACTTCTGCAATTTTCGTCGGAATAG
- a CDS encoding response regulator, with protein MKGNRSGKLVYVVDDDLPSYQLIEELLSGKRIALKHFTNGVDLLDAFSSGKKPELVIMDIQLPGTDGLELTRKIKAMGDNIPVIAYTSYAMAGDKDRCLEAGCDEYVSKPVDLKHFAALVSHYLDG; from the coding sequence ATGAAAGGAAACAGATCCGGGAAACTGGTATACGTGGTTGATGATGATTTGCCCAGTTACCAGTTGATAGAGGAGCTTCTTTCCGGCAAAAGAATTGCCCTGAAGCATTTTACAAATGGTGTAGATCTGCTGGATGCCTTCAGCAGCGGTAAAAAGCCAGAACTGGTAATTATGGATATACAGTTGCCGGGGACTGACGGACTTGAACTGACGAGAAAGATTAAAGCAATGGGAGATAACATCCCTGTTATTGCATACACCTCCTATGCTATGGCCGGGGACAAGGACCGGTGCCTGGAAGCCGGATGTGATGAATATGTCTCAAAACCTGTCGACCTAAAGCATTTTGCAGCACTGGTTTCCCACTATCTTGACGGCTGA
- a CDS encoding serine hydroxymethyltransferase, with amino-acid sequence MQRDKMIFDLIEKEDKRQLEGIELIASENFVSDQVMEAMGSCLTNKYAEGYPGKRYYGGCQYVDEVETLAIERVQKLFGAGYANVQPHSGAQANAAVMLAVLKPGDTFLGLDLSHGGHLTHGSFVNYSGILYRPVAYEVSKESGLVDYDMMEKLAEKERPKLIIAGASAYSRDWDYERMRAIADRTGALLMADIAHPAGLIATGMLNHPFPWCHIVTSTTHKTLRGPRGGIILMGEDFENSWGLKTPKGAVKMMSQILDSAVFPGMQGGPLEHVIAAKAVAFEEALSDGYKKYMMQVKSNASAMADAFTGKGYKVVSGGTDNHSMLIDLRTKVPELTGKVVENTLVKADITINKNMVPFDDRSPFQTSGIRLGTPAVTTRGMKERDMTEIVNLIDEVIMNIDNDSTISLVKDKVNAMMAKFPKFTWD; translated from the coding sequence ATGCAGAGAGATAAAATGATATTTGACCTGATCGAAAAGGAGGACAAAAGACAGCTTGAGGGTATTGAACTGATAGCGTCAGAAAATTTTGTGAGCGACCAGGTAATGGAGGCCATGGGGTCGTGCCTGACCAACAAGTATGCTGAAGGATACCCGGGAAAACGTTATTATGGCGGTTGCCAGTATGTAGATGAAGTTGAGACCCTTGCCATTGAGAGGGTGCAAAAGCTTTTCGGCGCCGGGTATGCCAATGTTCAGCCCCATTCCGGTGCACAGGCAAACGCCGCTGTAATGCTGGCTGTCCTGAAGCCCGGGGATACGTTTTTGGGACTTGACCTGTCGCATGGGGGGCATCTTACCCATGGTTCATTTGTCAATTATTCCGGGATACTCTACAGGCCTGTTGCGTATGAGGTTTCAAAAGAAAGCGGACTGGTAGACTATGATATGATGGAGAAACTGGCAGAGAAGGAGAGGCCGAAACTGATCATAGCCGGTGCTTCGGCATATTCGAGGGACTGGGACTATGAGAGGATGAGGGCCATTGCCGACCGCACCGGCGCCCTTCTTATGGCCGATATTGCCCATCCGGCGGGATTAATTGCTACGGGTATGCTGAACCACCCATTCCCCTGGTGCCATATCGTTACATCAACAACCCACAAAACACTCCGGGGTCCCAGGGGCGGAATTATACTTATGGGAGAAGATTTTGAAAATTCCTGGGGACTGAAAACCCCGAAAGGTGCAGTGAAGATGATGTCGCAGATACTGGACTCGGCCGTATTCCCGGGAATGCAGGGCGGACCTCTTGAGCATGTGATAGCTGCAAAGGCAGTGGCTTTTGAGGAGGCTTTGTCAGATGGGTACAAAAAGTATATGATGCAGGTTAAATCCAATGCTTCTGCAATGGCAGATGCTTTTACCGGAAAAGGTTACAAGGTAGTATCGGGTGGTACGGATAACCATTCAATGCTCATTGACCTGCGGACAAAGGTGCCGGAATTAACCGGCAAGGTTGTGGAGAATACCCTCGTGAAGGCTGATATTACCATAAACAAGAACATGGTACCCTTTGATGACCGTTCTCCGTTCCAGACATCCGGCATAAGACTTGGAACACCTGCCGTAACTACCCGGGGAATGAAAGAGAGGGATATGACAGAGATCGTCAACCTGATCGATGAGGTGATTATGAATATCGACAACGACAGCACCATCTCCCTGGTAAAGGATAAGGTGAATGCCATGATGGCAAAATTTCCGAAATTTACGTGGGACTGA
- a CDS encoding TonB family protein encodes MFELFEKHKKGIIGTTAFHVAIALIIVFLGFSTPLPLPGEEGIIINFGTDDEGFGMTQPEQQRTAPPAAPPPPVSEPEAEEEIITQDFEEAPAIPVPQPEEQRQPDPVTPPVEPQPSPAEQETPQEAAEEVPERRPNPDALFPGRTETGDTGASEGETEGEGDQGRATGDPASTHREGGDTGSPDAISFSLDGRSATSLPPPDYERQAEGTVVVQVTVNRQGEVTSALPGVRGTTIHNEYLHNAARRAAERARFNVRPDAPASQRGTITYHFRLQ; translated from the coding sequence ATGTTTGAACTATTTGAAAAACATAAAAAAGGTATTATAGGAACCACTGCTTTCCATGTGGCCATAGCCCTTATTATCGTTTTTCTCGGTTTCTCCACACCACTCCCGCTGCCAGGTGAAGAGGGAATAATAATAAATTTCGGAACAGATGATGAAGGTTTCGGGATGACACAGCCTGAGCAGCAAAGAACTGCGCCGCCGGCTGCTCCGCCGCCACCGGTCAGTGAACCCGAAGCAGAGGAAGAGATAATCACGCAGGACTTTGAGGAGGCACCGGCCATACCTGTGCCGCAACCCGAAGAGCAAAGGCAGCCCGATCCGGTCACTCCGCCCGTTGAACCGCAACCATCACCGGCTGAGCAGGAGACGCCACAGGAGGCTGCCGAAGAGGTCCCGGAAAGAAGGCCAAATCCGGATGCACTCTTCCCGGGCAGGACCGAGACAGGAGATACAGGAGCAAGCGAGGGGGAAACCGAAGGTGAAGGTGACCAGGGACGTGCAACAGGAGATCCGGCATCAACTCACAGGGAAGGTGGTGATACGGGAAGTCCCGACGCCATCTCATTCAGCCTTGATGGAAGGTCGGCTACCTCGTTGCCACCCCCCGATTACGAGCGTCAGGCTGAAGGCACTGTTGTGGTTCAGGTTACCGTAAACAGGCAGGGCGAAGTTACAAGTGCCTTACCCGGAGTAAGGGGTACAACCATCCATAATGAATATCTTCACAATGCAGCCCGGAGGGCGGCAGAAAGAGCCAGGTTCAACGTCCGCCCCGATGCCCCTGCTTCACAAAGGGGAACCATAACTTATCACTTCCGTCTGCAGTAG
- a CDS encoding biopolymer transporter ExbD, with protein sequence MALRSRNKIQAGFSMSGMTDIVFLLLIFFMITSTLIAPNALKLLLPQSMHQTLANPITTVSITRNFEFYVETTPVEVENLERVLQERLSGEPDPTISLHVDRSVPMEQVVRVMNIAKDNRYRLILATSAR encoded by the coding sequence ATGGCACTGCGAAGCAGAAACAAGATACAGGCAGGTTTCAGTATGTCGGGAATGACCGACATCGTTTTCCTGCTGCTCATATTCTTTATGATAACATCAACCCTGATAGCGCCAAATGCCCTGAAGCTGCTGCTGCCTCAAAGCATGCACCAGACACTGGCGAACCCCATAACAACTGTTTCTATTACAAGAAACTTTGAGTTTTACGTAGAGACCACACCGGTGGAGGTTGAAAATTTGGAACGGGTTTTGCAGGAGAGACTGTCAGGCGAACCAGACCCTACAATTTCACTTCATGTTGACAGAAGCGTACCCATGGAGCAGGTAGTAAGGGTCATGAATATTGCCAAAGACAACAGATACAGGCTAATACTTGCCACAAGTGCCAGATAA
- a CDS encoding MotA/TolQ/ExbB proton channel family protein, translating to MTYYLSLLQITLSENLNDLEPLAEQGELTMSYWELAFKGGWVMIPIVVLSIVAVYIFVERYFAIKKAEKVDINFMNKIKDYIHDDKIDSAITLCQSTDNPVAKMIEKGISRIGRPLNDINAAVENVGKLEIYKLEKGLPFLATVAGAAPMIGFLGTVMGMIRAFYDMSTAGANIDVSLLSSGIYTAMITTMAGLMVGIMAFLAYNALVAKVEKVVFRLEANTTEFMDLLNEPVN from the coding sequence ATGACCTACTACTTATCACTTCTGCAGATCACCCTATCGGAGAATCTGAATGACCTGGAACCACTTGCGGAACAGGGAGAACTAACAATGTCTTACTGGGAGCTGGCTTTCAAGGGAGGATGGGTAATGATCCCGATAGTTGTATTGTCAATAGTTGCTGTGTACATTTTTGTAGAGCGCTATTTTGCAATAAAGAAGGCTGAAAAGGTGGATATCAATTTTATGAATAAGATCAAGGATTATATTCATGACGACAAGATCGACTCTGCAATAACCCTTTGCCAGTCAACCGATAACCCGGTTGCCAAAATGATCGAAAAAGGAATAAGCCGTATCGGCCGGCCTCTCAATGATATAAATGCCGCAGTTGAGAATGTGGGAAAGCTTGAGATCTATAAACTTGAAAAAGGGCTTCCATTCCTGGCTACAGTTGCAGGCGCCGCCCCGATGATCGGTTTTCTTGGAACCGTAATGGGAATGATCCGGGCCTTTTACGATATGTCTACGGCTGGCGCCAATATAGATGTCAGTTTGCTGTCGAGCGGCATTTATACAGCAATGATCACGACAATGGCAGGCCTTATGGTAGGTATCATGGCTTTTCTCGCTTATAATGCCCTTGTGGCAAAAGTTGAGAAGGTAGTTTTCAGACTGGAAGCAAATACTACCGAGTTCATGGACCTGCTTAACGAACCGGTCAACTGA